CTTTCGGAGCTGTGCGGTCCAAATCAGGAGCCTTTCCGAGGGAGCATAGCCGTATGGTCaattgtgttaagtgcccccccccctccggattATACTTTATTTATACGGCACTGTCTTCAGACTGTGATGTCAGCTGGTGGATGGAGACCGGGGATGGAGACTATTGGTACTCTTCAGTTTTCAGCAATTTATAGACAAGACTGCTTAAAATGTGTTACAAGATCCACCAAAATAAAGTAGTGTGATAAGGTTatttttaaagaggaagcccagcCAAAGCAGTTTTTCTggagtgaaccaaacctgcctggttatcaaattaatcagtgacaatgttatcttTGAATTTGACAGGTACTAATTGATGTATTACTGTTATTGCATCAATTCGCCCGtgttaaattcagagataactttgtcactgattaatttgataaccaagcatgtttggttcaccccagaagaactgctctgacggggcttcctctttaacatgGTTAAAACCATCACATGTTAACTATAAACACAGtgctataaatgaccatatatgatgTTACATTTGAAGCTGGCTTTTCAATTAACACTAAAAACCAAGGGTACctataattttgatacagcctgtatgcagTAGGTCTAGACCTATAGTCCCATCGTACTGAACACTCAATTTTGGCAAGTTGTTAATTACTTGATTAAATCACCTTGAACTTCTTATTTCTGTGACCAGGAATCGAAACTACCGAAGATTTGTGGTaatattttgttccatttaattgTGATGTGTTCCAGCATGCACTATAGTATAGGACTAGCCAGTGGCTccggaagattttcaacatggcggtagggggggggagggggtgctGACAACAAAACAATAGCGcctgaaattttgcaaaaaagtaAGTCAAAAGCGGCTATTTTATTATACCTGGAATTATTGAGGGAGGGGTGAGGCCGGGTATTCGAGTCCCCGCacccaaatttatttatttggggagGCTGAACCACCGGTTCCGGAGCCTATGGTAGCATAATATTTCTTTGACCGTTTCCAGAGCTCTATATAGCTCAGCAAAACCAGAAAACTAAACACACGAACTTGATCGGACACTGAAACtatagagcggttaccgcaccatagctgaaccatggggctttggtgGTATAGAGTATAGTGTTGGACTCGAGATCTTTACTCGTAAATTTACTCGGGTGTTATTGTCCACCCTATCAACTCTCTcaactttaaaatatatataggAGTCAAATATAGCACACAGGACACGTATGGATTCAAGTTTCTTTCATGTTTTTTAATATCAATGTTAtttcttcattattttcattGTATCACAAAATAGCATTTGATAATAAAAGGCACTGTGAACATATATAAATGCTGCAAGAATGACAAATGTGGACTTGAACACGTTAGTTATCGCACGTGATACACTTGTTATATTCAGGAGGAAGTTGACATTCATCTGGACTCGCTTAAACATTGTATCAAGTGCGATATAACGGTAAAGTCATAATTATTAGACATGGGGTTGATTAAACGAATTTGACTTGCGACCAATATTATTTAGGAATGGCTCTTTCTTGGAAATTACGACAATCGCATGAGTTTATAAAAATGTTTCTTCATCTTAAACTCTGTCCGTGCTAAAGTAAGAAGTGtttcacttcgagacttacttgCATTGAAGTTGGACATGAAAACCAGGCCATTGAAATTGCTAAAGCTAGATATGGAATAATAATCTATTGGAATATTTGACAAAGGAATGAAGTATGAAATTGGAATGGTTTTGTACTTCGGAATATAATATTTTAGTCAACTGGAATTTAAGAAGTTTGAATGATAAAACAAGGGCAATGAGTACTGGAATTTGTAATGTGCcaagaatttgatgaaataatagGTATTGTCCaaatagactttttttttttttttgtaggggGTTGAAACATGTTTGGTTAACAGCCTCTTTGATTTAATTGACATGTTTTTGATTTGCAATTGAATTGAACTAATTCTGGTGGGATTTGTAACTTTTTCACAGCAAAGTTTTGAgtacaagtacaaaatgtataaatataaataaatatattatttcttCACATATAAAAAACACAAGCAACAACTGGAATGTCTCTCTATTAAACAGAGTTCGTTCTCTACCATGGCCTGAATGGCTTCCACGAATTCTCATCTCCAGTAGCACACTGTTGCTGCTGATGAACATTGATATTCACTGTCCTGAGCACTGTTTTTGGTGGACTTTGGTGGTAGATATGAGGCTGTGATACTGGCATATGGTGTTGCTGATACACAGTGGTGGAACTTGGTTCTGCAGCAGGGGGAGTGAGTACATTTGCTGGCATTGCAACTAGAGTTTGTGGTGGTGGTGCCTGAACTGTGCACGTGGTTGATGTTGGTGCTGGTGCAACACTGCCCATGAGGGGGCTGGTTACAATCCCTCCTGGGAGGTAAGATACAGTTTGTGGTACCACTTGCTGTTCATATGCACTTGGTGAAGGCAGTTCTTGTTTGGGGACTTGCTGTTGGTACTGATATGACACGTATTGTGTTTGCTGTGTAGGGGTTGATGGGGTCTCAACAGATGATGTTGGACTTGGAAGACACTGAGACGATGTTGAAGATGCAGGAGACAACATTGATGAGGGCACACTCTGTGCGTAAACTGGGATAAAGTGACTTGGAAGTTGTCCTCCTTGGAATGCTTGAGGGGGCAGCACCACGGTGATTTCTCCAGTGGTGACGGCACTGGGGACGTTAGCGACTGGGATTCCGGACACGACGCGTGCCGCAGCAACATTTCCATTTGGTGATGACATTTCAACTTGGGTTGGTACTGCAGTGGTGACTGGTGAGGGCGCTATTTGCACCTGGATGGGTTGGCTTGAAAGAGGTGCATTTGATGGACCCATGGCTGCTGTTGCAACAATTGGGGCTGGGGTGGGGGCAGGGGTGTAGGCCACCGTCTGCTGTTGTTGCTGCGGTGCACTGGTGGTGGGGATGTTGCAGCAGTTTGCAAGATGACCAATAAGTTGGGTGCGTAGTTGGACGGCTGATTCTGAGGTATTCAAGTAGCGGGACACCTCACTGATGCATTCGCTGTAACCAAGACGATAGCGATTCAACATGTTTGGGTCAGGGTTGCCAGATCCTGTAACACaacaaaaagagaagagaaattaTAAGCAAAGTTTTTCTCACAATTGAATATAATAAGTTAATGCATTGTATCCTTTAGCTTCCCTCTTTCGAGCTATGACAAAAAGTGAACTATAGAATTATATTTCCTGAAAGTTTGCAAGTTCTCCGTAATCAAGGAAGTACTAGTATTGGTATCACAACCTTACACATATCCTGCGACATGGTAGCAGACGATGTTTGGCGGGAAAATATTGGAAGTATATTAATTGGCCGGTGTATTACATTAGAGCTTAGTTTACACATTATTAAGTTAATTAAACGTCAGAACTGCAAATAGGTGTAGGCAAATGAGGAAGTACCAGAATGTAAACACGCAAGATTTGGCGCAATTTTAGGCCAAGCGACAAAGAACAGAAGAGCAACAAGGGAGGTAAATAGATTATGGATCAATTACATCAATTCATGAATCAATTATGCAACTCGGAAGTTGAGTGGGGAAAGGATCCATAAATCATAATCCGCATGAATGAATGGACCTATGTAAACTTTAAAATTGCGCCAGTTTGTGCATGCACTGACCCGCGCTGTCCAAAACGTTCTCCAAAATGTTAAGactttttttacaaacttttAGAAATTAAATTTTTACTAGGGTTAAGATATTTACCTGATAGTTGGTGCCTCTGCATGTTACGAAGATATTTCACTGTCATCTCCAAAATATCGGCTTTTTCGAGTTTGGAATGGCGAGAAGTctgaaaagatacaaaaaaatggGAAAACTACAGTTAGAAATTTGATTTTACAAAATATCAGACATTAAATTATTTTGGTTTACATTACAATATATTCACCCGAAAATGATCAAGTTAAATGCTGTAAGCTAATGTTCTGTTTTGTTGATTCAATTACATGAACTCGTTTGAAGGTATTTTTAAATTGCCAATTATGTTAGACTTCTCCAATTATTGTCACATGTCACAGAATTCAATAAAGTAAAGTTAGAAGTGTTCAACTTCAGAGTATCACGCCTTAGGGGTCTAATTCCAAACATGTAACCGATATGATGTCATCCCCATCTCGTAAACAAAGAGAAGAGATGTCTTCAATTTTACCGCCAAAAAGAGGAGACTTCATCATCATcgagatgatgattcagtactcTTTTACCAAAGGAGGAGCTGTGAGTGGTGCAttgattttccattgaaaacgCTGCATGGCGCACAACGGAGCAACCGCAATAAATGAGTCGAGTGCAACAAAAATGTACCTGTCATGACCTGGGTGAGCTTTTTTGATGGCAAACCACAAAGTTTCGAAAATAAAATAATGGGTTTCTCTCACACGAGTTTCGTATTACTCATCTGATGAGGAGATATTAGCGGGGATATTAGGGTCATAACAAATGAAGTTCTTTCTCATGACATCATTGTTTACGAGTTTAAATTGGATTGAAAGGATTGCAAATGGTCTATTGAactcaaaatttaactttttgtggaaccaaacaaaaaacaaattctgatCTCAAATCACGAAATGaataaaacattcaaacatttcaAGAGCAAATCACATTGTATAAACAGCAAAAGGCCTTTTTTTTACATGATGATGGTCGAAAAGTTTTTCAACAATCAATCCAAGTTCAGCCTACTTCTGCCTAGCAACAAATGTACAAGGTCTAGACTTTCTATGGCAAAGTTTGGCACAATTTTACCTTGAATCTATTTGTAATTAAAATTAGTAGCAATGTCATCATACACTAAatagtatgaattaaatgaataCAAAGGTTATGGGATCAGTCAACTTCCAACTAAATCCcaaggtttttaaaagttcttAAATTtactaatttacataaaaataagtAAGAGCCTAGTCGTAAACTTAAATGGTTAATTTTAGTAGTCAACAACTGCGGATATGGAATCATCAAGAATAACATGAAACTGAAATAAGCTACTTTTTACTATTTTAATTGTCATAATTTATAGGTatgtaatgaaaataaaaatttgattgaGGCTCCGATTGAATTCAGAGTGTGCGAGTCGCACAGCAAAAGTGTGACAGGACAGGTAGCTGCGCATTCATATTTTGAAATCGGTGAAGCGCGATGGATTAAATCCAATATTTTGTCGATTTATAGGGTGTCGCAACTTCATATCGTGGGAAAAAGTTCCAAGGTGACAATTGACAATGATTGAAATATTTTCAGGTCTGTTTCAATTTGTCGACGTGCTCGTCAGCTCGTGGTGTCGCAAAGTCAATTAAATCACCTGGTTTTGTAAACTGAGGTTAATGAAAAGTATACAATGTAATGAAGCCTACATAAAAAGGTATAGTTGATACAGAAATA
Above is a window of Amphiura filiformis chromosome 7, Afil_fr2py, whole genome shotgun sequence DNA encoding:
- the LOC140156864 gene encoding uncharacterized protein, encoding MTHKFWTHVSKVIIPILSTNLNTYLSIASLHILHVIRHLLQNTFSQLEYSPPVPFQLLRIYIFVRFIWALFSGNMPVDTTNKPKMSEGRKSSKPLMEKRRRARINDSLCQLKSLILEATNKDTSRHSKLEKADILEMTVKYLRNMQRHQLSGSGNPDPNMLNRYRLGYSECISEVSRYLNTSESAVQLRTQLIGHLANCCNIPTTSAPQQQQQTVAYTPAPTPAPIVATAAMGPSNAPLSSQPIQVQIAPSPVTTAVPTQVEMSSPNGNVAAARVVSGIPVANVPSAVTTGEITVVLPPQAFQGGQLPSHFIPVYAQSVPSSMLSPASSTSSQCLPSPTSSVETPSTPTQQTQYVSYQYQQQVPKQELPSPSAYEQQVVPQTVSYLPGGIVTSPLMGSVAPAPTSTTCTVQAPPPQTLVAMPANVLTPPAAEPSSTTVYQQHHMPVSQPHIYHQSPPKTVLRTVNINVHQQQQCATGDENSWKPFRPW